The Cucumis melo cultivar AY chromosome 6, USDA_Cmelo_AY_1.0, whole genome shotgun sequence genome includes a region encoding these proteins:
- the LOC103483513 gene encoding protein PAM71-homolog, chloroplastic gives MEGLVVRSPFVSTGKKLPFSPLLDSLPSCSASGSVFSKTVSTSLKRTRVTSLSRTYGKIRAHSSNVSIGSDGYKHEEEKEGHHVISGSAPDISSSKTEKSPSGLPYPLSIALVLIGCGLVFSLIAFVKGGPSSILAAVAKSGFTAAFSLIFVSEIGDKTFFIAALLAMQYEKGLVLLGSMGALSLMTALSVIIGRIFHSVPAQFQTTLPIGEYAAVTLLLFFGLKAIKDAWDLPSSVPKQGDESGPELDEYVEAEELVKEKVSKRLSNPLEIIWKSFSLIFFAEWGDRSMLATIALGAAQSPWGVATGAITGHLIATTIAILGGALLANYISEKLVGYLGGVLFLIFAIATFFGVF, from the exons ATGGAAGGATTGGTGGTTCGCTCGCCTTTCGTTTCAACGGGGAAGAAGCTTCCCTTCTCGCCTTTGCTCGATTCTTTGCCCAGTTGTTCTGCTTCTGGCAGTGTATTTTCTAAGACCGTATCGACATCGC TGAAACGTACAAGAGTGACGAGCTTGAGCAGGACGTATGGTAAAATCAGAGCACATTCGTCGAATGTAAGTATCGGATCCGATGGATACAAGCACGAGGAGGAAAAAGAGGGCCATCATGTTATTTCCGGTAGTGCACCTGATATCAGTTCATCTAAAAC TGAGAAGTCTCCTAGCGGGTTGCCTTATCCTCTTTCTATTGCACTAGTACTAATTGGATGCGGATTAGTATTCTCGTTGATTGCCTTTGTGAAGGGAGGACCTTCATCTATCTTGGCTGCAGTTGCCAAGTCAGGGTTCACTGCTGCCTTCTCATTAATATTTGTCTCTGAAATTGGGGACAAG ACGTTTTTCATTGCTGCACTTTTGGCCATGCAATATGAGAAAGGACTG GTTCTGTTAGGATCTATGGGAGCTCTTTCACTTATGACGGCCCTCTCAGTTATAATTGGACGGATATTTCACTCAGTACCCGCTCAGTTCCAGACAA CTTTACCAATTGGAGAATATGCAGCAGTAACTCTTCTATTGTTCTTTGGTCTCAAGGCCATAAAAGATGCATGGGATCTTCCCTCGAGCGTTCCTAAACAAGGTGATGAGAGTGGCCCAGAACTTGATGAATATGTCGAAGCAGAGGAGCTTGTTAAAGAAAAG GTTTCAAAACGGCTCTCCAATCCTCTTGAAATCATCTGGAAGTCGTTCAGCCTTATATTTTTCGCT GAATGGGGTGATCGCTCAATGCTTGCAACCATTGCTCTTGGAGCTGCGCAG TCTCCATGGGGTGTGGCGACGGGAGCTATCACTGGACACCTAATTGCAACTACCATTGCCATTCTAGGAGGAGCATTACTCGCCAACTACATTTCTGAAAAACTG GTTGGCTACTTAGGAGGTGTACTCTTCTTAATTTTTGCTATAGCAACTTTTTTTGGAGTTTTCTGA
- the LOC103483515 gene encoding hydroxyethylthiazole kinase yields the protein MNPILEQCELRKTEITYHQAMNSKHDEDEQQRRQWGTRAWATLSAVRTRSPLIQCITNFVSMDLMANTLLSAGASPAMLHSVEELPDFTPNADALCINVGTLSPAWLPAMKFASELAVKAGKPWVLDPVAAGASKFRMMACLELMNLKPTVVRGNGSEIIALSKASLDSSMGVDSGHESVDAVEAAKSLAHSSGAIVAVSGAVDIVTDGKRVIGARNGVAMMQKITATGCSVTALIAAFLAVDQLHALEATASALSIFGIAGEMGMDVAKGPASLRTHLIDSLYGLDEAAIISRIRISSL from the exons ATGAATCCAATTCTCGAACAGTGCGAATTGAGAAAGACAGAGATAACATATCATCAAGCGATGAATTCGAAGCACGATGAAGACGAACAACAGCGACGGCAATGGGGAACAAGAGCGTGGGCCACACTCTCCGCCGTACGAACCCGATCCCCGCTCATCCAATGCATCACCAACTTCGTTTCAATGGATTTAATGGCCAATACTCTCTTATCCGCCGGAGCCTCGCCGGCCATGCTTCATTCCGTCGAGGAGTTGCCAGATTTCACTCCCAACGCTGACGCTCTCTGCATCAATGTTGGCACGCTTTCTCCCGCCTGGTTGCCCGCCATGAAGTTCGCCAGTGAACTGGCGGTAAAGGCCGGGAAGCCTTGGGTTCTCGACCCGGTGGCGGCCGGAGCGTCTAAATTTCGGATGATGGCTTGTTTGGAGCTTATGAATTTGAAGCCCACCGTTGTTAGAGGGAATGGGTCAGAAATAATCGCTCTGTCTAAAGCTTCTTTGGATTCCAGTATG GGTGTGGATAGCGGTCATGAGTCGGTGGATGCTGTAGAAGCTGCCAAATCATTAGCTCATTCCAGTGGAGCAATAGTAGCAGTATCAGGAGCTGTGGACATAGTTACAGACGGGAAGCGAGTTATTGGCGCTCGTAATGGAGTGGCCATGATGCAAAAGATTACAGCAACTGGATGCTCAGTAACAGCCCTTATTGCTGCCTTCCTTGCTGTCGATCAACTTCATGCTTTAGAAGCCACAGCTTCGGCTTTATCAATATTTGGAATTGCAGGAGAAATGGGAATGGATGTGGCAAAGGGCCCTGCATCACTACGAACTCATTTGATTGATTCACTTTATGGGCTCGATGAAGCTGCTATAATCTCGCGAATAAGGATCTCCAGCTTGTAA
- the LOC103483516 gene encoding dirigent protein 18, with amino-acid sequence MKQASFPAFLATAIIVVHFVAFRSAAVTANVGGHEPLEFYMHDILGGASPTARPITGLLGNIYTGQVPFATPIGFLPPDDGVAIPNANGALPTVNGINGIPLGTGLSGTAFAGNPNPQNVPQTQLGPDGLGLGFGTITVIDDVLTTAPELGSQSIGQAQGVYVASSADGTTQMMAFTAMVEGGEYGDSLNFYGVFRIGSPSSHLSVTGGTGKFKNARGIAEVRSLIPPGQHVADGAETLLRVLVHLTY; translated from the coding sequence ATGAAACAAGCATCTTTTCCCGCCTTCCTTGCAACAGCAATCATCGTAGTGCATTTTGTGGCGTTTAGGTCTGCAGCTGTCACTGCCAATGTCGGGGGACATGAGCCACTTGAATTTTATATGCACGACATTCTTGGCGGTGCCAGCCCAACGGCGAGACCGATTACTGGTCTGCTGGGGAACATATACACTGGTCAAGTACCCTTTGCAACACCTATAGGGTTTCTTCCCCCAGACGATGGTGTTGCGATCCCAAATGCCAATGGTGCTCTCCCTACTGTGAATGGCATCAATGGGATCCCTCTAGGGACTGGCTTGTCCGGCACTGCTTTTGCTGGAAATCCCAACCCACAAAATGTCCCCCAGACCCAACTGGGACCCGATGGGTTGGGGTTAGGCTTTGGAACAATTACGGTCATCGATGACGTCTTGACCACCGCACCAGAGTTGGGCTCGCAGTCAATTGGCCAGGCCCAAGGGGTATATGTGGCTAGTTCGGCTGATGGAACTACGCAGATGATGGCATTTACAGCCATGGTTGAAGGAGGAGAATATGGTGACAGTCTCAACTTCTATGGAGTATTCAGGATTGGTAGCCCCTCGTCGCATTTGTCAGTGACTGGAGGAACTGGCAAGTTCAAGAATGCACGTGGGATTGCAGAGGTGCGATCCCTCATTCCTCCGGGCCAGCATGTGGCAGATGGAGCAGAAACATTGCTGAGGGTCCTTGTACATCTAACCTACTGA
- the LOC103483514 gene encoding beta-glucuronosyltransferase GlcAT14A, whose protein sequence is MRMKTLLSASAERHLNSQLNKPTTTTSPRKRMQSSPAPPSLAPSPAAVALKDSKTTLSIIFATALFSLIFFLSISSSAHLSSFSSPALPRRPKPDPFLFPTRQAHRTVFHSSNVSSDPTPPSIAYLISGSNGDSDRILRLLLAVYHPRNHYLLHLDLSAPQSERDSLALAVELVPIFKAAQNVDVIGRADFVYLKGSSAISSTLHGASLLLHLSPNWDWFIRLTADDYPLVTQDDLLHILSFLPKDMNFATHSSYIGWREARKLKPIIVDPGLYLSEKTAMFYATQKRELPNAFQLFTGSSLSILSRNVVEFCILGTDNLPRTLLMYFSNTQSGHLNYFPTVLCNSHQFNKTVLNDNLLFAIYDKPPKEQPHVLGSSDFDLMIESGAAFATRFKLNDPVLNRIDNEILNRGPGHTVPGGWCLGEAGNDTCLVWGDADVIRPGSGARRLEKRIVGLLSNGTFRSNRCVVVE, encoded by the exons ATGAGAATGAAGACATTGCTATCAGCTTCAGCTGAGCGACACCTTAACTCACAACTCAACAAACCAACCACCACAACTTCCCCCCGTAAAAGGATGCAATCCTCGCCGGCGCCGCCGTCTCTCGCCCCCTCCCCCGCCGCCGTTGCCCTCAAAGACTCCAAAACCACTCTTTCCATCATCTTCGCCACCGCCCTCTTCTctctcatcttcttcctctccaTCTCCTCTTCCGCCCACCTCTCCTCCTTCTCCTCCCCCGCCCTCCCCCGCCGCCCCAAACCCGACCCCTTCCTCTTCCCCACCCGCCAGGCCCACCGGACCGTCTTCCATAGCAGCAATGTTTCTTCCGACCCTACTCCCCCTTCTATCGCTTATCTCATTTCCGGATCCAATGGGGATTCCGATCGGATTCTTCGCCTTCTTCTCGCCGTTTATCATCCTAGGAATCATTACCTCCTTCACCTCGATCTCTCTGCTCCTCAATCCGAGCGTGATTCTCTTGCCCTTGCCGTCGAATTGGTTCCCATTTTCAAAGCTGCTCAGAATGTAGATGTAATCGGTAGGGCTGATTTTGTATATCTCAAAGGCTCCTCCGCAATTTCTTCGACGCTTCACGGTGCCTCTCTGCTCCTCCACTTGTCCCCGAATTGGGATTGGTTTATTCGTCTCACCGCCGATGATTACCCACTTGTCACGCAAGACg ATCTTCTTCACATTCTGTCATTTCTGCCTAAGGATATGAACTTCGCAACGCATTCGAGTTACATTGGGTGGAGAGA GGCCAGGAAATTGAAGCCAATAATTGTTGATCCTGGGCTTTATCTTTCTGAGAAAACTGCCATGTTCTATGCCACCCAAAAGAGGGAATTGCCTAATGCCTTTCAATTGTTTACAG GTTCATCTCTTTCTATTCTGAGCCGAAACGTTGTTGAGTTCTGCATCCTTGGAACGGATAATCTTCCAAGAACTCTATTGATGTACTTCTCAAATACTCAATCTGGCCACTTGAACTATTTTCCAACCGTCCTTTGCAATTCTCATCAGTTCAACAAGACAGTCCTTAATGATAATTTACTTTTTGCCATATATGACAAGCCACCTAAAGAACAGCCCCACGTCCTTGGCTCCTCTGATTTCGATCTTATGATTGAGAGTGGAGCAGCCTTTGCCACAAGATTTAAGTTGAATGATCCAGTCCTCAACCGGATCGATAATGAAATCTTGAATCGTGGTCCCGGACATACTGTGCCTGGTGGGTGGTGCTTGGGGGAGGCTGGAAATGATACATGTTTGGTATGGGGAGATGCAGATGTAATTAGGCCAGGGTCAGGAGCAAGACGACTCGAAAAACGAATTGTTGGATTGCTTTCAAATGGTACCTTTAGATCGAACAGGTGTGTAGTTGTTGAATGA